Genomic DNA from Marinobacter sp. MDS2:
GCTTGACCGATTTTGTCGGTGCCAGCCCGCAGGCATTGGAAGTTAAACGCCGCGCCCGACTGGCGTCCGGACGCGATGTGCCTGTCTTGCTGCTGGGAGAAACCGGCACTGGTAAAGAGGTGCTGGCACAGGCCATCCATGCTGCTTCGGAGCGCGCGGATAAGCCGTTTGTCGGGGTCAATCTGGCGGCGGTGCCGGAGAATCTGCTGGAGGCGGAATTCTTTGGTGTTGCCCCGGGGGCATACACCGGCGCCGATAAGCGTACGCGGGATGGAAAATTCCAGCTGGCCAATGGCGGCACCCTGTTTTTGGATGAAGTCGGTGACATGCCCTTGCCACTGCAAGCCAAGCTGTTACGCGTGTTGCAGGAAGGGGAAATCGAGCCGTTGGGGTCGAACAAGCTCAGCCCGGTGGATGTTCGGGTGATTGCGGCCACCAGCCGGAATCTTGACGAGATGATGGCCGAAGGCAGCTTCCGGTCCGATTTGTACTACCGGTTGAACGTGCTGGAAATCTGGATACCTCCTTTGCGGGAGCGGTTGGTGGATTTAGGCATCCTGTCCGAGGTGCTATTGGGTGAGATCTGCGAAAGCCAGGGCTTGCGCGGCGAAATCACCGATGCCGGTATCGCGGCGCTGAGCGCCTATCACTGGCCCGGTAACATTCGGGAGCTGCGGAATGTGCTTGAGCGGGCTTTGACCATGAGCGAAGAAGGTGAGCTTCTGGATGCAGATGCTATTCTGAAAGTGTTGCCTGGTGGCGACGCCGAGGCGGCACCCAGAACACCGTTTCGTCCGGTGCGGCCGTTGGCCCGGGTCTTAGCGGTGGCAGAAGCTCAAGCCATCGAAGAGGCGTTGGCGGCTTGCCGGGGTAATCGCACCCGGGCGGCCAAGTTGCTGGGCATTTCGCGCTCAGTATTGTACGAGAAAATGGCAAAACTGTCCGGAAACTAGGACACTTGTTCGGTTTTCCGGACGCATGTTTAAGACCTTTGGTCATTGTTGTCCGGATGTCCGGACATTGTGGGTGAGGGTTTTGTGGTTGATTTATTTATTTTTTCAATAATATCAGTCGGTTAATACGTTTGGCATAAGCGTTGCTGAGCTCTGAATGTAGTACGTCAGAACAACGCTCGAATAAAAACTGACGCAACACTGTTGGACCACATCACCGCGCCAGTTGGATTTCCAGCGTTGTCTGATTCTATAAAAAGCCTACCGGCGGAACGACCGGATGGCTGACGACAACAACAAGAAGGATCCAATACATGTCGATCAAGCAAAAGCTCTCTCGTCTTACCTATGGCATCACTGCCGCGGCAGTGATCAGTGGCGGCCTCGCCAGCAGTGATGTGCTCGCAGCCGAGAAAGTGCGCTGGCAAGTACCTCTGGCCTTCCCCTCGCATCTGATTGGCCTGACGACGCCGGTGAAGCATTTGAGTGAAAATCTCAAAGCGATTTCCGGAGGCGACATTCAGTTGCGTTACTACGAACCCGGGGAGCTGGTTCCACCGTTTGAAATCATGGATGCCGTGGGCAGTGGCAAATACCCGGCCGGTTACACCTGGGTCGGATACGATCAAGGCACCATTCCCTCTTTGCCGCTTTATTCCGGTGCCCCCTTCAATATGGAGCCACCTGCCTATCTGGCCTGGTATTACGAAGGTGATGGCCGTGAATTGCTGGAAGAAATCTACGCCGAGCGCAACATTCACCCCATGCTGTGTTCCATCATCGGCCCTGAGGGTGCGGGTTGGTTCGCGGAACCCATCAAAGGCGTGGAAGATTACGACGGTCTGAAAATTCGCTTTGCCGGCATCGGCGGCAAGGTACTGGAGAAACTCGGGGCCTCGGTGACCATGGTGCCGGGTGGCGAGATTTATCAGGCGCTTGAGCGCAAGACCATTGACGCTACCGAGTTCTCGCAGCCCGCGATCGACAAAATGCTGGGTCTTGATCAGATTATCAAGAACTACATCATGCCGGGTTGGCACCAGACATTGACCACGTCGCATTTGTTGGTGAACAAAGACACTTGGGAAGATCTGGAGCCGGAATCGCGCGCGTTGATTGAAATGGGCTGTGAGGCGGCCACGTTGAAAGGCTTTGCTCAAAGTGAGTGGGCGCAGCCTACCGCCTTGCGTGATTATGAAAACGAAGGCGTAACTGCTCAAACCCTGCCTGAGCCAGTGCTGCGTGAGCTGCAAAAGGTCACCAACGAAGTGCTGGACGAAATCGCGGCGAAAGACCCGATGTTCAAGCGGGTTCTGACCAGCCAGCGCAACTTCATGGAACACCACTCCATCTGGCATTCCAAGGGCTACCTGCCCCGGGATTTCTACCAGTACGACTGATCACTGGATGATGATCATGACAGGCGGCGGATTCACGCTGCCTGTCGCTCTCTCCTGCATCCGAAAGAATCGAGGTGAACGTGACTGATTCCAAGACACCGGTGGGAAGCCCAACCCTGTCCCACGAGAAAGGTGTACTGCCCGATAACGCTCTGTCATCCCGGCTCGACTGCCTGGTTGTCGCTGTGGGCCGCCTGAGTTCCTGGTTATGGATAGGCGTGCTTCTGGTGGTGCTGACCAATGTGTTCTCGCGCTATGTACTGGAGCAAGGATCCATCGCTCTGGAAGAGCTGTCCTGGCACCTGTTCGGGATCGCCACCATGCTCACGCTGGGCTACGCAGTGGTCCGGGATGATCATGTCCGGGTCGATGTATTGAAAGAAAAGTTTCCTTTGAAGGCTCAGGCCTGGATTGAACTGGTCGGCATCGTGCTTCTGGCCCTGCCGATTATTTATCTGATGATTGATGCGTTGGTGCCCTATGCCTGGAAGGCATGGATCTATCAGGAGCGCTCGCAGGCGCCCAGTGGTCTGCCGTACCGGTTTATTTTCAAGAGCATGCTGCCGTTTGGGTTGGTTCTGGTCATGCTGGCTTTGTTCTCCCGAGCGACCCGGTGCACCACCTTACTGTTTGGTTTTCCGCGAGCCGTAGCACCCACCCACGATGATCGCCGCTCAACCGGCCATCCGAATCCTTGAGAACGAGACAGACGCTATGGGTGTAGAAGCAATTCTAGTAATCGCCATGTTCGCCAGCTTCATGTTTTTGCTGTTGCTGGGTTTCCCGGTGGCCTGGTCGCTGGCCGGTGTTGGTTTGGTGTTCGGCATCGTCGGGCACGTGCTGGTGGAGTATTTTGACTCCCCGATCTGGTTTACCTGGCAAGGCACCATCGGTGTGCTGGACGCCAGAATCTACGGCATTGTCGCCAATGAGCTGATGGTGGCGCTGCCGATGTTTATCTTCATGGGCATTATGCTGGACCGCTCCGGCATCGCCGAGAAACTGATGCACAGCCTGGTGCGGGTATTAGGGCCCTTGCGCGGTGGCTATGCCGTCACGGTGGTTATCGTTGGTGTGTTGCTGGCGGCCTCCACCGGCATCGTCGGTGCATCGGTGGTGCTGCTGGGCATGTTGTCGCTGGGGCCGATGATGCAGGCCAAGTACAACAAATCGCTGGCCGTGGGCACCGCCTGCTCGGTGGGCACGCTTGGGATTCTGGTACCGCCCAGCATCATGCTGGTGCTGATGGCCGATCGGCTCGGCACGTCGGATGCGTCTGTCGGCAAGCTGTTCATGGGCGCACTGATTCCCGGCGTGATGCTTGGTGCCATGTACATTTTGTACATTCTGATTGCCTCCTTCATTAAAAAAGATCTGGCGCCTGCGCCGGAGAATCGTGAGCCGATGGATGCCAGGGCCATTCTTGGTGTGGTTCAGGCGGTATTGCCACCGATGGTGCTGATCATCGCGGTGCTCGGGTCCATTTTCTTTGGCATCGCGACCACCACCGAAGCCTCCGCCGTGGGTGCCGGGGGCGCGTTGTTGATGGCTTTTGTCAGCAAGCGCCTGAACATGGAAACCTTGAAAGAGTCGTTGTACCAGACCAGCCGCACGTCGGCGTTCATCTTCGGCATCTTCATTGGTGCCACGGTGTTCGCGTCGGTGCTGCGGGGCCTGGGTGGCGATGAGGTCATCGAAGGGGCCATTACCGGCCTGCCGTTTGGCACCATGGGTGTGTTGTTGACGGTGCTGCTGATCACCTTCCTGCTGGGCTTCTTCCTGGATTGGGTCGAGATCACCCTGATCGTGCTGCCGCTGGTGGCGCCGGTGCTGTTCAAGATGGGCGTTGAGCCGGTTTGGTTTGCGATCATGTTCGCCATCTGCCTGCAAACCTCGTTCCTGACCCCACCGGTTGGATTCTCGCTGTTTTACATCAAAGGCGTGTGTCCGCCCGAAATCACCACCCGAGACATCTATCTGGGCGTCTTGCCGTTTATCGCATTGCAAATACTGGCGTTGGCGCTGGTGTTCTGGTTTGAGCCGTTGGCGACCTGGTTGCCCAATGAAGTTTACGGCGGCTCTTGAGCCCACTTGCAAAGTTAACGACAGATCATAACGAAACAACAATAAGGGGACTGTGATGAAACGTCTTCAACAGCAAACAGCATTAGTAACCGGGGCTGGCCGTGGTATAGGCCGGGCCATTGCTGAACATTTCGCCCGAGAGGGCGCCTTCGTGGCCGTTGCCGATCTCACGCTGGAAAGTGTGGCAGATACCGTTGCCGCGATTGAAAAGGCGGGCGGTACGGCGATGGCCTTGGCCATGGACGTGACTGACGAGCAAGCGGTAGACCGGGGCGTCGCAGCGATTGTGGAAAAGTGGGGGCGGCTGGATATCGCCCTCGCCAATGCCGGCATTCAGCACATCGATCCGGTGCATAAACTGGCCTATGCCGATTGGAGTAAGGTGATGCATGTGCATCTGGACGGAGCCTTCCTGGTTACCCGGGCTGCACTCAAGCAGATGTATGATCAGAACAGTGGCACTATGCTGTATATGGGGTCGGTGCATTCGTTGGAAGCTTCCCCCTTAAAAGCACCTTACGTTGCGGCGAAGCACGGCATGCTCGGTTTATGCCGGGCCGTGGCGAAGGAAGGGGCGGAACACGGGGTACGCAGTAACATCATTTGCCCGGGTTTTGTGCGCACGCCGCTGGTGGATAAACAGATTCCCGAACAAGCCAAAGAGCTGGGTATCTCGGAACAAGATGTCATCAGCAAGGTCATGTTGAAGAACACCGTGGATGGCGAGTTCACAACGGTAGACGACGTATCGGAACTGGCGGTGCACCTGGCCGCCTTCCCTTCCAATGCTCTGACCGGACAGTCTATGGTGGTCAGCCACGGCTGGCACATGCAGTAATTATCTGGAGAGAAGGATGAGTACAACAGAACAATCAACGGTGGTATGGGCTCCGACAGAAACCACCCTGGCGCAATCCCGGATGGGCCAGTTTAAAAGCTGGCTTGAGCTAGACGGATTCGGCCCTTTCGCGGATTACCACGCCTTGCATCAGTGGTCGATCGACGAACTCGAAACCTTCTGGCAGAAGGTCTGGGACTACTGCGGGTTGGTCTGTGATACCCCGGCGACTCAAGTGCTGGGTAGCCGTAAGATGCCGGGTGCCGAATGGTTCCCGGGCATGAAACTGAACTTCGCCGCCAATTTGCTGCGCTGGGCGGAGAATGATCACGCAGACAAAGAAGCGGTGGTCGCCTACTGTGAAACCCGGCCGGTATTGCGTAAAAGCTACCGTGAACTGAAAACCGATACGGGTGCACTGGAAGCCTTCCTGCGCAGTAAAGGCATCCAAAAAGGAGATCGGGTTGCCGGAGTTGTGACCAATGGCTACGAAGCCCTGGTAGGCATGCTGGCAGCCACAAGCATGGGAGCGATCTGGAGTTCTGCATCACCGGATTTCGGCATCGGTGCTATCAACGATCGTTTCGGCCAGATCGAACCGGCCGCTCTGATCGTGGTCAATGGCTACGGCTATGGCGGCAAAACCTTCGCGCGCCAGCAAGACTTCTCCGACCTCATTGCCGGCTTGCCCTCGTTGAAAACGGTGCTCAGTGTTCAGCAGCTGCCTGATGAAGCGCCCGTTGAGGGCGACCGGGTCACTACCTGGGAGCAGGCTCTTGAAGCTGGTGCCGGGCAGGCACCATCGTACACCCCGGTGGATCCGGATCATCCTGTGTACATCCTGTATTCCTCCGGCACCACCGGAAAACCCAAGTGCATCGTGCACGGAACCGCTGGCCTGCTGATCAACCACGCCAAAGAACTGATGCTTCACGGCGACGTTGGTCCGGAAGATCGCTTCCTCTACTTCACCACTTGTGGCTGGATGATGTGGAACTGGCAGGCCTCGGCCCTCATGACCGGTGCTGCCGTGATCACCGTAGACGGCTCACCCGGCTACCCCAGCCTCGAATTCCTTTGGGAAACCGTGGCCAAAGAAAGCGTTACCCACTACGGCACCAGCGCGCGCTTCATCGCTGGCTGCCGAAAAGCCGAACTCCAACCCGCCAAAACCCACGATCAAAGCGCGCTCCGAGTGGTCTTCTCCACCGGCTCGCCTCTGCTTCCGGAAGACTACGACTGGATCTACAGCGACGGTGCGCCCAACGTCTTGCTCGGCTCCATCGCGGGCGGCACCGACATCTGCGGCTGCTTCGTCGGTGCAACGCCGCTGCTGCCGGTACGCCGTGGCGAAATCCAGTGCCGCTTCCTCGGTGTAGATGCCGTCGCCTATGACGACGAAGGCCAGCCGGTCAGCGACGGCCGCGGCGAACTCGTCTGCCGCCAACCACTGCCGTCCATGCCCGTCAGCTTCTGGCAAGACCCGAACAACGAACGCTACCAGGACGCCTACTTCAACACCTTCCCCGGCGTCTGGGCCCACGGCGACTTCATCGAATTCACCGAACACGGTGGCGCCATCATCTACGGCCGCTCCGATGCCACCCTCAACCCAGGCGGCGTACGAATCGGCACCGCCGAAATTTACCGCCAGGTTGAAACCGTTGCAGAAGTCAAAGACAGCCTGGTGGTTGGCCGCCAGATCGAAGGCGACGTAGAAGTCGTCCTGTTCGTCGTCCCGGCCGACGGACAGAGCGTCACCACCGACCTGATGAAAACCCTGAAAACCAAAATTCGCGAAGGCGCCAGCCCAAGACACGTGCCCAAACACATCGTGGAAGTACCCGACATCCCTTACACCCGTAGCGGAAAAAAAGTAGAACTTGCAGTGGCCCGTTTGATCAACGGTTCAAAGAAAGCCGATAACCGGGATGCTTTGGGTAACCCCGAGGCGTTGGATCAAATGCGTGAACGCCTGCTGGAAGTCGGCTTGCTGCCTGAATAAACGAAAATAAAGGTCGGTTATTTGAGCGGAAAACAGCTCGGAGTTTGATCAGCGGTGTGGGGTAAGGCTGCCCAAAACTGTGCGGAGCCAAGGATGGCGGAGCCCAAGCGTCACATGGACGTGCCGAAGGAGCGTGTTTTGGGCAGCCTTACCCCACACTGCGACCACTCCAATTCCAAGAAATGTTAGAAAGTTTCGTAAATTCCCGCCGTTTCATCATGTTGTAGTGAAAGATCAGGCATTGTTCGTACGTTCTTATACTAAGATCGTAATCCATCAGCCGCAAAAAATGCTATCTTAGTAGGTCTATCAAAAGTTCCGAATCAGTCATTGCCCCGGCCAGACGTTCACAAGACGACCGGCCTCGCCATGACCGTCCTGAACCCACCCTTTAGCCAGAGGACGAAAATGACCACATCCAAGTCCAAGATCATCTACACCCTGACCGACGAAGCCCCCGCGCTAGCCACCCGGTCACTGCTCCCCATACTGGAATCCTTCGCCAAGCCGGCGGGTATCGAATTTGAAACCAGCGACATTTCCCTGGCGGCGCGTATCCTGGCAGGCTTCCCAGACTACCTCGAAGAAAACCAGCGCGTCACCGATGACCTGGCCGAATTGGGCGAATACACCAAAGACCCCGACGCCAACATCATCAAGCTGCCGAACATCTCTGCCTCGATCCCGCAGTTGCGTGCAGCCATCAAAGAGCTGAACGAAAAAGGCTACAACGTCCCTGAGTACAAAGAGCACCCAGAGACCGACGAAGAAAAAGACATCCACGCCCGTTACTCCAAAGTACTGGGCAGCGCCGTAAACCCGGTTCTGCGTGAAGGTAACTCCGACCGTCGCGCCCCGGCCGCGGTTAAAGCCTTCGCACGTAAATACCCGCACACCATGGGCGAGTGGAGCCCGGCTTCGCGCACTCACGTAGCGCACATGCGTGGCGGCGATTTCTACTCCAGCGAGCAGTCCGTCACGCTGGATAAGGCGACCAACGCCCGCATCGTGTTCGAAAACAAAAAAGGCGAACAAACCGTACTGAAAGCTGACCTGCCGCTGCAGGAAGGCGAAGTTGTTGACGGCATGTTCATGAGCAAGAAAGCGCTCTGCCAATTTTTCGAAGATGCGATTGCCGATTGCGAAAAGACCGGCGTGATGTTCTCCCTGCACGTCAAAGCAACCATGATGAAAATCTCTCACCCGATCGTATTCGGTCACGCGGTGAAGATTTACTACAAAGAGTTGTTTGACCAGTACGGCGACCTGTTTAAAGAAATCGGTGTGAACCCGAACAACGGTCTGTCTTCCGTACTCGACAAGATCAAGCAGCTGCCAGAGTCCAAGCAGGAAGAAATCCAGGAAGCCCTGCACAAGACCTACGAGCACCGCCCGGAAATCGCCATGGTCGATTCGGTGAAAGGCATCACCAACCTGCACGTGCCCAGTGACGTGATCGTTGATGCTTCCATGCCGGCCATGATCCGTAACTCCGGTAAAATGTGGGCTCGTGACGGCAAGCTCAAGGACACCAAGGCAGTTATGCCGGAGTCCACGTACGCGACGATTTATCAGGAAACCATTAACTTCTGTAAAACTCACGGTGCCTTCGATCCCACCACCATGGGTACAGTACCGAACGTTGGCCTGATGGCGCAGAAAGCCGAAGAATACGGCTCGCACGACAAAACGTTTGAAATTGAAGAAGAGGGTATCGTTCGCATCGTTGCCGAAGACGGCACCGTACTGACCGAACACAACGTGGAAGAAGGCGATATCTGGCGTGCTTGCCAGACCAAAGACCTGCCGATTCGCGATTGGGTCAAGCTGGCCGTTAACCGTGCCCGCGCCACCGGTATGCCGGCGGTATTCTGGCTGGACGATGAACGTGCCCACGACGCCGAACTGATCAAGAAGGTCAACACCTACCTGAAAGATCACGACACCGAAGGTCTGCACATCCGTATCGAATCGCCTGTGCGCGCCATTCGCTGGACCATGGAGCGTCTGATTCGTGGTCTGGACACCATTTCTGTCACCGGTAACGTTCTGCGTGACTATCTGACCGACCTGTTCCCGATCCTGGAGCTGGGCACCAGTGCCAAGATGCTGTCCATCGTACCTCTGCTGAACGGTGGTGGTCTGTACGAAACCGGTGCGGGCGGTTCTGCGCCCAAGCACGTACAGCAGCTGGTACAGGAAAACCACCTGCGCTGGGACTCACTGGGTGAATTCCTGGCCACAGCCGTGTCTCTGGACGAGCTGGGCGAGAAGCACGACAACGCCCGCGCCCGACTGTTGGGTCAGACCATGGACAAAGCAACCGAACGCCTGCTGGAGAACAACCAGTCTCCGTCCCGCGTGACCGGCGAGCTGGACAACCGTGGTTCCCACTTCCATCTGGCCCGTTACTGGGCCGAGGAATTGTCCAAGCAGGACGACGACAAGGAGCTGAAAGAGTTCTTTGCCAAGTTGTCTGAGCAGCTGGAAGCCAACAAGGACAAGATTCTGGAAGAAATGACAGTCGTACAGGGTCATCCGGCCGACATCGGCGGATACTACTACGCACCGGCTGAAAAAGTGTCTGAAGTGATGCGCCCAAGCGCGACCTTCAACAAGATCCTGGAGGAAGCCGCTGCTTCCGTGAACTAAGGCTCGAACACAGGCCGGGGATAAAACCCCGGCCTGTTTTTTTAGTCTTGCTGCAAATCTGCGAAATCCGCACCGGTCAGCTTAGCCAAATCGGCCGGAGCCAACTCAATTTCCAAGCCCCGTTTACCCGCACTGACGAAGATGGTGTCGAACTGCTCGGCAGTGGCATCAATGAACGTCTTCAAACGTTTTTTCTGCCCTAGTGGGCTCACTCCACCCAGTACATAGCCTGTACTTCGTTGCACGAGCTGTTTATCCGCCATACCGGCTTTTTTCGCCTTCGCGGCTTTAGCGATCAGCTTTAGGCTAAGCATGCTGGTGACCGGCACTAAGCCAACCGCTAACTCTTTGCTGTCCAGCGCCACCACCAGTGTTTTAAAAACGCGGCTTGGGTCTACGCCCATTTTGTCCGCGGCTTCGTTGCCGTAGCTTTCGGCCGACGGATCGTGTGCATATTCGTGTACGGTGTAGCTGATTTTCGCTTTTTTAGCGGCGAGAATTCCGGGAGTCATGAGCAGTCCTGTTGCCTGAACGGTTTGCCGGAATTAAAGCACGGACCGTTGCCGAGTTCACCCCCGCTCAAACACCGGCCAGCTCTCGGTGATCTCGCCTTTGACCGGGTCGAAAATCGCCAGATTGCCGAATTCCAGCAACACAGCCTCGCTTTGGTGTGGCCGAAGGAATACCCGGTCACCCACCTCGAGCGGAACGCCTTCGGCTAGGTTCAGCATTTCCTGATTGGTCGAGCGGCCATAGAGACGGTTATTCACCAATCCCGGTGGAGATACCGGACTTGCCTTCCAGTAGCCGCCATAGATAAACGCGGTGCGGGCTTTGTTAGGGTTCCAGAGCGCTTGCAGCCGTGCCAGTCCCGGGGCTCCGGGGATGCGAGTGCGCTCCAAAAGCTTCAGTACCGGGGTCGCAATGAATGCGGCGCCTTGGTGGTCGGCCAGTGTTGGCACATCAAAATCGGTGGGCATTACCAGCGCCGAACCGGCTGCCAACTCATTGGCGGGGACCTGCCCGGCCCTGCCTTGATACAACGGATAGGTTGTGGAGCCACCGGTGTTCAGGGTCAGGTCTGAAACGCTGCGGCCCAGGGTGTGCTCGGCGGTGTCGACAAACTGCTGATAACGGGCCATGGCCTGGTCGAGCAGCCAGTCGGTTGGGCCCGGCGCTTTGACAATGTGGGGCTCGTACCCCATAAAACCGCTGAAGCTGAGCGAAGGGGACTGTTCGATGGTGGTGAGTGCCCGAGCCAGTGATTCCTGAGTGGTAAAACCGCCCCGGTGCAGACCGATATCGATTTCAAGATTCACCCGCATCGGCTGTTTCAGCTGTATCGCCAGTTGTTGGTACTCAGCCAGCCGCGCCTCTGAATCCACCAACCACTGCAGTTGCTGATCGGGCTTGAACCCGCTTTGGGTCGTTTCGAACTGTTTAAAGAAGCGCTCAGCACAGGCCACCGGAAGCGGTTTGCCCAACAGGACATCAGAATCGGGCAGAGTGCGCGCAACCTGATTGAGGCTTGGTTGATGAAACAACATCAGCTTACGGGTGCCGGCTGCCGCCATGATGTGCTGGAGCAAAGGTACGGATGGCAGGGACTTGGCGACGATCCGATAACTGAAATCCTCGCCAATGCGACGGTTCAAAACGGCGATGTTGTGATTCAAACGCTGGCGGTCGATCACCAGCGTCGGCGTTGCCAGGCCTTTTTCGCGCAGGGCCTTTTGCAGGGTTAGAAAGTAACGGGAGTGCCCGGTGGTTTGCGCTTCAGGCTTCAGTAAGCCGGCAACGCCCACCCCCGCCACCGCAACACCGGCCAGCAGCAGTTTGCGGCGTTGTTTGCGAAACGCTTCGCTGTGAGCCATGTTTGCCTACCCCGTACTCGTTGGTTGGTTGAACAGCCGAGCCAGGTAAGGGTTCAGGAAACGGCCGTTCGGGTCGAGTGCTTCCCTCACTTCGCTAAACGCCTGCCATTTCGGATAAAGGGCTTCGAAATCGGCCCCGGTGAGCGTGTTCAGCTTGCCCCAGTGGGGCCGGCCACCGTACCGCTTCAGAATCGGTTCCACGGCTTCAAACAACGGTGTGTGGCCTTCTTCGAAGAAACGATGAACTGCGATGGAAACCGAATCCCTCTGATAGAAAGGGCTGAGCCAGACATCGTCTGCTTTTACGAACCTTACCTCAATTGGGAAAAACACCTCGGGGAACAGGGTTTCGATGGTATCGATCACCTCACGCAGCGCCGCCTTCCAATTGTCTCTCGACAGGTGGTATTCCATTTCATTGAAACGCACATTGCGGGGGCTGGTGTAGTTCTGCCAGGACGGGGCCACCTTCACCTCGGTGCTGAGAGTGCGCATGTAACCGCCCAGAATCAGCCGGC
This window encodes:
- a CDS encoding acetoacetate--CoA ligase — protein: MSTTEQSTVVWAPTETTLAQSRMGQFKSWLELDGFGPFADYHALHQWSIDELETFWQKVWDYCGLVCDTPATQVLGSRKMPGAEWFPGMKLNFAANLLRWAENDHADKEAVVAYCETRPVLRKSYRELKTDTGALEAFLRSKGIQKGDRVAGVVTNGYEALVGMLAATSMGAIWSSASPDFGIGAINDRFGQIEPAALIVVNGYGYGGKTFARQQDFSDLIAGLPSLKTVLSVQQLPDEAPVEGDRVTTWEQALEAGAGQAPSYTPVDPDHPVYILYSSGTTGKPKCIVHGTAGLLINHAKELMLHGDVGPEDRFLYFTTCGWMMWNWQASALMTGAAVITVDGSPGYPSLEFLWETVAKESVTHYGTSARFIAGCRKAELQPAKTHDQSALRVVFSTGSPLLPEDYDWIYSDGAPNVLLGSIAGGTDICGCFVGATPLLPVRRGEIQCRFLGVDAVAYDDEGQPVSDGRGELVCRQPLPSMPVSFWQDPNNERYQDAYFNTFPGVWAHGDFIEFTEHGGAIIYGRSDATLNPGGVRIGTAEIYRQVETVAEVKDSLVVGRQIEGDVEVVLFVVPADGQSVTTDLMKTLKTKIREGASPRHVPKHIVEVPDIPYTRSGKKVELAVARLINGSKKADNRDALGNPEALDQMRERLLEVGLLPE
- a CDS encoding 3-hydroxybutyrate dehydrogenase — translated: MKRLQQQTALVTGAGRGIGRAIAEHFAREGAFVAVADLTLESVADTVAAIEKAGGTAMALAMDVTDEQAVDRGVAAIVEKWGRLDIALANAGIQHIDPVHKLAYADWSKVMHVHLDGAFLVTRAALKQMYDQNSGTMLYMGSVHSLEASPLKAPYVAAKHGMLGLCRAVAKEGAEHGVRSNIICPGFVRTPLVDKQIPEQAKELGISEQDVISKVMLKNTVDGEFTTVDDVSELAVHLAAFPSNALTGQSMVVSHGWHMQ
- a CDS encoding sigma-54-dependent Fis family transcriptional regulator gives rise to the protein MKQIFPDKNKTGLTRELIDAMAPMFEQASAGAIAIDVDSRITWINQCYSDLLQLPSPSSVIGKEIWRVIPHTRMPEVVATGKPMLLDIMEHNEQQLVVSRLPFYDDNGKVVGAVAFVLYDDVQPLTPLVSKFRRLHQDLAAARKALAKKTRGTRYSLTDFVGASPQALEVKRRARLASGRDVPVLLLGETGTGKEVLAQAIHAASERADKPFVGVNLAAVPENLLEAEFFGVAPGAYTGADKRTRDGKFQLANGGTLFLDEVGDMPLPLQAKLLRVLQEGEIEPLGSNKLSPVDVRVIAATSRNLDEMMAEGSFRSDLYYRLNVLEIWIPPLRERLVDLGILSEVLLGEICESQGLRGEITDAGIAALSAYHWPGNIRELRNVLERALTMSEEGELLDADAILKVLPGGDAEAAPRTPFRPVRPLARVLAVAEAQAIEEALAACRGNRTRAAKLLGISRSVLYEKMAKLSGN
- a CDS encoding NADP-dependent isocitrate dehydrogenase, translating into MTTSKSKIIYTLTDEAPALATRSLLPILESFAKPAGIEFETSDISLAARILAGFPDYLEENQRVTDDLAELGEYTKDPDANIIKLPNISASIPQLRAAIKELNEKGYNVPEYKEHPETDEEKDIHARYSKVLGSAVNPVLREGNSDRRAPAAVKAFARKYPHTMGEWSPASRTHVAHMRGGDFYSSEQSVTLDKATNARIVFENKKGEQTVLKADLPLQEGEVVDGMFMSKKALCQFFEDAIADCEKTGVMFSLHVKATMMKISHPIVFGHAVKIYYKELFDQYGDLFKEIGVNPNNGLSSVLDKIKQLPESKQEEIQEALHKTYEHRPEIAMVDSVKGITNLHVPSDVIVDASMPAMIRNSGKMWARDGKLKDTKAVMPESTYATIYQETINFCKTHGAFDPTTMGTVPNVGLMAQKAEEYGSHDKTFEIEEEGIVRIVAEDGTVLTEHNVEEGDIWRACQTKDLPIRDWVKLAVNRARATGMPAVFWLDDERAHDAELIKKVNTYLKDHDTEGLHIRIESPVRAIRWTMERLIRGLDTISVTGNVLRDYLTDLFPILELGTSAKMLSIVPLLNGGGLYETGAGGSAPKHVQQLVQENHLRWDSLGEFLATAVSLDELGEKHDNARARLLGQTMDKATERLLENNQSPSRVTGELDNRGSHFHLARYWAEELSKQDDDKELKEFFAKLSEQLEANKDKILEEMTVVQGHPADIGGYYYAPAEKVSEVMRPSATFNKILEEAAASVN
- a CDS encoding TRAP transporter small permease subunit encodes the protein MTDSKTPVGSPTLSHEKGVLPDNALSSRLDCLVVAVGRLSSWLWIGVLLVVLTNVFSRYVLEQGSIALEELSWHLFGIATMLTLGYAVVRDDHVRVDVLKEKFPLKAQAWIELVGIVLLALPIIYLMIDALVPYAWKAWIYQERSQAPSGLPYRFIFKSMLPFGLVLVMLALFSRATRCTTLLFGFPRAVAPTHDDRRSTGHPNP
- a CDS encoding TRAP transporter large permease subunit — translated: MGVEAILVIAMFASFMFLLLLGFPVAWSLAGVGLVFGIVGHVLVEYFDSPIWFTWQGTIGVLDARIYGIVANELMVALPMFIFMGIMLDRSGIAEKLMHSLVRVLGPLRGGYAVTVVIVGVLLAASTGIVGASVVLLGMLSLGPMMQAKYNKSLAVGTACSVGTLGILVPPSIMLVLMADRLGTSDASVGKLFMGALIPGVMLGAMYILYILIASFIKKDLAPAPENREPMDARAILGVVQAVLPPMVLIIAVLGSIFFGIATTTEASAVGAGGALLMAFVSKRLNMETLKESLYQTSRTSAFIFGIFIGATVFASVLRGLGGDEVIEGAITGLPFGTMGVLLTVLLITFLLGFFLDWVEITLIVLPLVAPVLFKMGVEPVWFAIMFAICLQTSFLTPPVGFSLFYIKGVCPPEITTRDIYLGVLPFIALQILALALVFWFEPLATWLPNEVYGGS
- a CDS encoding TRAP transporter substrate-binding protein → MSIKQKLSRLTYGITAAAVISGGLASSDVLAAEKVRWQVPLAFPSHLIGLTTPVKHLSENLKAISGGDIQLRYYEPGELVPPFEIMDAVGSGKYPAGYTWVGYDQGTIPSLPLYSGAPFNMEPPAYLAWYYEGDGRELLEEIYAERNIHPMLCSIIGPEGAGWFAEPIKGVEDYDGLKIRFAGIGGKVLEKLGASVTMVPGGEIYQALERKTIDATEFSQPAIDKMLGLDQIIKNYIMPGWHQTLTTSHLLVNKDTWEDLEPESRALIEMGCEAATLKGFAQSEWAQPTALRDYENEGVTAQTLPEPVLRELQKVTNEVLDEIAAKDPMFKRVLTSQRNFMEHHSIWHSKGYLPRDFYQYD